In the genome of Fulvivirga maritima, one region contains:
- a CDS encoding phosphocholine-specific phospholipase C: protein MSDSRRDFLKKVALLTGGAGAWHVLPGSIHKAMAIAPDPGTTFYDAEHVVMLMQENRSFDHCFGTLKGVRGFNDPRAINLPGKFPVWLQPDNNGNRFAPFRLDIKNTKITWMGGVPHSWEDQVDARNEGKYDGWIEAKRPGNKQFKDFPMTMGYYSREDIPFYYALADAFTVCDQHFCASLTGTTTNRNYFWTGKTHNGPHDKAKVRNGEMGYDNEVNWKTFPERLEEADISWRVYQNEVSLPTNVEDSSLLANFTDNNLEWFEQYGVRFSVGHYEWLQRKEKELKEALESLKAAGKNEEASKKQVELTEIKDYINNWNPEKFNQLSSERKNLHSKAFTTNIADPDYHRVEAMNYNDGGEQRETHIPKGDILHQFRSDVNNGKLPTVSWVVAPQKFSDHPSAPWYGAWYVSEVLDILTKNPEVWKKTIFILNYDENDGYFDHVPPFVAPNPANAKSGKVSQGLDVEGEFVTKEQEKKEGFSDKEARTSPVGLGFRVPLVVASPWSRGGWVNSEVCDITSTIQFLEKFLSKKTGKNISEPNISSWRRAVSGDLTSVFRPYNGEKITLPEWVNQKEFTKEIYNAKFKADPGIVTPLSESDARIVSKEGQKSGKLPVQESGTKPSNALKYDLHTVASISEDGKHLNISFEAAKGIFGDDSLGAPFNVYAPGNYKNEDTHQFEPVKTWAFAVKSGDKIEYQWPLSDFEGDSYHLQVYGPNGYFRDLKGKKGAALPIITSEPVKEGRTYKDQIKVVIEGVESGKVEIIEEVYEKNAHSLSLKADARDEVIIDISKTQGWYDFKIKHSAGEMHFAGRLELGKNSISDPAMA from the coding sequence ATGAGCGATTCAAGAAGAGATTTTCTCAAAAAAGTAGCTTTACTTACCGGTGGAGCAGGAGCCTGGCACGTTCTACCAGGTTCAATACATAAGGCCATGGCCATAGCACCAGATCCTGGAACCACCTTTTATGATGCAGAGCATGTAGTAATGCTCATGCAGGAAAACCGATCTTTTGATCATTGTTTCGGTACTTTAAAAGGAGTGAGAGGCTTTAATGATCCTCGCGCTATTAATCTGCCTGGTAAGTTCCCTGTTTGGCTGCAGCCAGATAATAATGGAAATCGTTTTGCTCCCTTTCGTCTGGATATAAAGAATACTAAAATTACTTGGATGGGAGGTGTTCCTCACTCCTGGGAAGATCAGGTGGACGCGCGCAATGAAGGTAAATATGATGGTTGGATAGAAGCGAAACGCCCCGGCAATAAGCAGTTTAAAGATTTTCCTATGACTATGGGGTATTATAGCCGAGAAGATATTCCTTTTTACTATGCCCTGGCCGATGCTTTTACTGTTTGTGATCAGCATTTTTGTGCTTCTCTTACGGGTACCACTACCAATAGAAACTATTTCTGGACAGGCAAAACCCACAACGGCCCGCACGATAAGGCGAAGGTGAGAAATGGAGAAATGGGTTATGATAATGAAGTGAATTGGAAGACTTTTCCTGAGCGATTAGAAGAGGCGGACATCTCATGGCGTGTATATCAAAATGAAGTAAGCCTACCTACTAATGTGGAGGATAGCTCGCTATTGGCCAATTTTACTGATAATAACCTGGAGTGGTTTGAGCAGTATGGCGTAAGGTTTAGTGTAGGCCACTATGAGTGGTTGCAGCGAAAAGAAAAGGAGTTAAAGGAGGCGTTAGAGTCATTAAAAGCCGCAGGAAAGAATGAAGAGGCTTCAAAGAAACAGGTTGAACTTACAGAAATCAAAGATTATATCAATAATTGGAATCCTGAGAAATTCAATCAATTATCCTCTGAGAGAAAGAATCTACATAGCAAAGCTTTCACTACCAATATAGCAGACCCGGATTATCATAGGGTAGAGGCCATGAATTATAATGATGGAGGTGAGCAAAGAGAAACGCATATTCCGAAAGGTGATATTCTACATCAGTTTAGAAGTGATGTGAATAATGGCAAATTGCCTACAGTGTCTTGGGTAGTGGCGCCTCAGAAGTTTTCTGATCATCCGAGCGCTCCCTGGTATGGTGCCTGGTATGTTTCTGAGGTATTAGATATTCTCACGAAGAACCCTGAAGTATGGAAAAAGACCATTTTCATATTAAATTATGATGAGAATGACGGTTATTTTGATCATGTGCCGCCATTTGTAGCTCCTAATCCTGCTAATGCCAAAAGTGGAAAAGTGTCACAAGGGTTAGATGTAGAAGGGGAGTTTGTAACTAAAGAACAGGAGAAAAAAGAAGGCTTTTCTGATAAAGAAGCACGTACTAGTCCGGTTGGTTTAGGCTTTAGAGTGCCGTTAGTAGTAGCTTCACCTTGGAGCCGTGGCGGATGGGTAAATTCTGAAGTTTGTGATATAACATCTACCATTCAGTTTTTAGAGAAGTTTCTTTCTAAGAAAACAGGAAAAAATATATCAGAACCCAATATAAGTAGCTGGAGAAGAGCAGTGAGTGGTGATCTTACCTCTGTCTTCAGGCCCTACAATGGAGAGAAAATCACGCTTCCGGAGTGGGTTAATCAGAAGGAGTTTACCAAAGAAATATACAATGCCAAATTTAAAGCTGATCCCGGTATAGTCACTCCGCTATCAGAGTCTGATGCCAGAATAGTGTCTAAAGAAGGTCAGAAATCAGGTAAGTTGCCAGTTCAGGAATCTGGAACTAAGCCTTCTAATGCACTGAAATATGATCTTCATACAGTAGCGAGTATCTCTGAAGATGGTAAGCATTTAAACATCTCTTTCGAAGCCGCTAAAGGTATTTTTGGTGATGATTCATTAGGAGCTCCTTTTAATGTTTATGCACCTGGCAATTATAAAAATGAAGATACTCATCAGTTTGAGCCTGTGAAAACCTGGGCGTTTGCCGTAAAGTCCGGCGATAAAATAGAATATCAATGGCCTTTGAGTGATTTTGAAGGCGATTCATATCATTTGCAGGTATATGGGCCTAATGGTTATTTCAGAGATTTGAAAGGGAAAAAGGGAGCTGCTTTACCTATAATTACTAGTGAGCCTGTAAAAGAAGGAAGGACTTATAAAGATCAAATTAAAGTGGTGATCGAGGGTGTTGAAAGTGGTAAAGTAGAAATAATTGAAGAGGTGTATGAGAAAAATGCTCATTCACTTTCGTTAAAAGCCGATGCGAGGGATGAAGTAATTATTGATATTTCTAAAACACAGGGCTGGTATGATTTTAAGATAAAGCATTCGGCTGGCGAGATGCATTTTGCTGGCAGATTGGAATTGGGTAAAAATAGTATTTCCGACCCGGCTATGGCTTGA
- a CDS encoding glutathione peroxidase, whose amino-acid sequence MKSIIITLFLTIFSFNSASIYDFSIDALDSDETIHISDFKGKKILFVNVASKCGFTPQYKDLQALYDMHKDNLVILGLPCDQFAGQELNEESLIKEFCTNNYQVTFPMTTVIDVKGKNQHPIYQWLTQKEKNGLDDFKVSWNFNKFLVDENGKLIAHFGSKVNPLDEEITKHLK is encoded by the coding sequence ATGAAATCAATAATAATAACCTTATTTTTAACCATTTTCTCTTTCAATAGTGCATCAATTTATGATTTTAGCATAGATGCTCTTGACAGTGATGAAACCATTCACATCTCTGATTTTAAAGGCAAAAAAATATTATTTGTGAATGTGGCTTCTAAATGTGGTTTTACACCGCAGTACAAAGACCTGCAAGCTCTTTATGACATGCATAAAGATAATTTGGTGATTTTAGGACTGCCTTGTGATCAGTTTGCAGGACAAGAGCTTAATGAAGAATCACTTATCAAGGAGTTTTGCACTAATAATTATCAGGTAACTTTCCCTATGACCACAGTGATAGATGTAAAGGGAAAAAATCAGCATCCTATCTACCAGTGGCTTACGCAAAAAGAAAAAAATGGATTAGATGATTTTAAAGTATCCTGGAATTTCAACAAGTTTTTAGTTGACGAAAATGGCAAACTCATTGCTCATTTCGGCTCCAAAGTAAATCCGCTTGACGAAGAAATAACAAAACATTTGAAATAA